A region of Ictalurus furcatus strain D&B chromosome 1, Billie_1.0, whole genome shotgun sequence DNA encodes the following proteins:
- the tlr21 gene encoding toll-like receptor 21, protein MASYRNQALISVSIIASMFQFSMSYSFRNCIESPGSNHTTFKCTKRQAQTVTAIVSDIPHSATNISISYCKLVKIPPQSFSHLPKLSDLQLNNNHMRNIDNDAFANLQYLHTLNLSSNDMVHLNSSIFRDLQNLRTLILADNRLTNISSDLFSNLSKLEILDLRMNQLMNFSAVVHSISNLKGLKKLDISFNRLITLLHSASLPQSLSQLYLGNNLLTTLECQNDFLSSVQVLDLSYNKVLTAQAFFGLNLSNLEYLRLHSTNISIIMFLNHTNVMPWHVDFSGLGLREPQMLVSLCKQLSYYPNKHIEKMLLQSNDLNGLNNKTLSHCPPITNVLDLSYNQLKSISCLQFLERQNHLAKLRVEHNHLTRLISCKNHTKFPHLKELSYRYNRILEVNSFAFSHTPNLTTLQLNINIIAYLDRKALNGLKQLVTLRLDNNLLSDLYKESFENLHSLQTLNLRNNQISVIFNNTFYSLSKLSILDLGGNKITHLMPLAFEGLDSLNNLYLDRNHLAEIDGHLIGKLHRTLQVLDLQGNFIHYITEYVYSPFITLSKLTDLKLDGQMPYGITLLPHAFFRGLTSLKSLYLRNNHISYFSTDTFDDLKNLTFLTLDDSCVGVTQLKPGIFKNLHKLETLTVENMGIGSFSKEVFGNLTGLKVLHLNRNAMQTLDVDLLENLTNLQYLDVRNTPLSCNCPNSELQNWTKNNQRVQLIYLYNLTCPDVKGSNFYNFDTHVCSDFGVYWFASTYIVTLLVTLLPLLYVKLYWKFKYGYYVFRSWFGEQWRRLREEEEKCTYDAFISYNSADEEWVMEQLLPNLEGSGFRLCLHHRDFEPGRNIIDNIVAAVYNSRKTVCVISRNFLCSEWCSLEIQLASYRLFDEMQDVLLLVFLEDIHERQLSAYHRMRKFMLKKTYLQWPGLDCTDPIKAQELFWTQLKRALRSSNSRSQDEEQTLENVQNGQQTDDARVEEREYFMNQEQMDDGPYYPTP, encoded by the coding sequence ATGGCCTCCTACAGGAACCAAGCATTGATCTCAGTCTCAATAATTGCTTCAATGtttcaattcagcatgagctaCAGTTTCAGGAATTGCATTGAAAGTCCTGGCTCAAACCATACAACCTTCAAATGCACTAAACGCCAAGCTCAAACAGTTACTGCCATTGTGAGTGATATACCACATTCTGCAACAAACATTTCAATCTCTTACTGCAAACTTGTCAAAATTCCTCCTCAAAGCTTCAGTCACCTGCCAAAGCTTAGTGATCTGCAACTAAACAACAATCACATGAGGAACATCGACAATGATGCCTTTGCTAATCTACAATATCTTCATACATTGAACTTGTCCAGCAATGACATGGTTCATCTCAATTCTTCCATTTTCCGTGACCTCCAGAACCTCAGAACTTTGATCCTGGCTGACAATAGATTGACAAATATATCTTCTGACTTATTTTCTAATTTGTCCAAATTAGAGATTCTGGATCTACGTATGAACCAGTTAATGAACTTCTCTGCAGTGGTGCACTCCATATCAAATCTGAAAGGGCTGAAGAAACTGGACATTTCCTTCAACAGACTTATCACTTTGCTACACTCAGCCAGCCTGCCACAGTCACTTTCCCAACTTTATCTCGGTAATAACTTGCTGACCACACTGGAATGCCAGAATGACTTTCTAAGTAGTGTCCAAGTGCTGGATCTCTCTTATAATAAAGTTCTGACAGCCCAGGCTTTCTTTGGTCTGAACCTGAGCAATTTGGAATACCTGCGTCTGCATTCCACCAACATTTCAATCATAATGTTCCTTAATCATACTAATGTGATGCCTTGGCATGTAGACTTCTCAGGTTTGGGATTAAGAGAGCCCCAAATGCTAGTTTCATTGTGCAAACAACTGTCATACTATCCAAATAAACATATTGAAAAAATGCTCCTTCAGAGCAATGACCTAAATGGTCTGAATAATAAGACATTATCTCACTGTCCCCCGATCACTAATGTTTTGGACCTTTCATACAATCAGCTGAAGAGCATAAGCTGTTTGCAATTCCTTGAAAGACAAAATCATCTTGCGAAACTCAGAGTTGAACACAACCACCTTACACGTCTAATAAGTtgcaaaaatcacacaaaatttCCCCACTTGAAAGAACTGAGCTACCGCTACAATCGCATTCTTGAAGTGAATTCCTTTGCCTTTAGTCATACACCAAATCTGACAACTCTTCAActcaatataaacataattgCCTACTTGGATCGAAAAGCACTGAATGGACTTAAACAACTTGTTACACTTCGCCTGGACAACAACCTTCTGTCTGATCTCTATAAAGAGAGCTTTGAGAACCTTCACAGTCTTCAGACACTTAACCTACGCAATAACCAAATTTCTGTCATATTCAACAACACCTTCTACTCTCTCAGTAAGCTGAGCATTTTAGATCTAGGTGGGAACAAGATAACACATTTAATGCCCCTAGCATTTGAAGGGCTGGACAGCTTGAATAATCTTTACTTAGACCGCAATCATCTAGCAGAAATTGATGGTCACCTGATTGGAAAACTGCATCGCACACTGCAAGTGCTAGATTTACAAGGCAATTTCATCCATTACATCACAGAATATGTATACTCCCCATTTATAACGCTAAGTAAGCTGACTGACTTAAAGTTAGATGGACAAATGCCATATGGTATAACCTTATTACCTCATGCATTTTTTCGTGGTCTCACTTCCCTTAAAAGTCTTTACCTCCGCAACAATCATATCTCTTATTTCAGCACGGACACATTTGACGACCTAAAAAATTTAACGTTTTTAACATTAGATGATTCATGTGTTGGAGTGACCCAACTCAAGCCAGGAATTTTCAAAAACCTTCACAAGCTGGAGACATTAACAGTTGAGAACATGGGCATCGGTTCATTCTCAAAAGAGGTGTTTGGTAATCTCACAGGACTGAAAGTTTTGCATCTTAACCGCAATGCCATGCAGACCTTGGATGTTGACTTGCTGGAAAATCTAACTAATCTACAGTATCTAGATGTTAGAAATACTCCTCTCAGTTGTAACTGTCCCAACAGTGAGCTCCAGAATTGGACAAAAAACAACCAGAGAGTACAGCTTATATACCTTTACAACCTGACCTGTCCGGATGTCAAAGGGTCAAACTTTTACAACTTTGACACTCATGTATGTTCGGATTTTGGAGTGTATTGGTTTGCCTCCACTTATATTGTAACATTGTTAGTAACATTACTTCCACTACTTTATGTCAAGCTCTACTGGAAATTTAAATATGGCTACTACGTCTTCCGCTCTTGGTTTGGCGAGCAGTGGCGTCGTCTTcgggaagaagaagagaaatgcACGTACGACGCTTTCATTTCTTACAACTCGGCAGATGAAGAATGGGTGATGGAACAGCTTCTCCCAAACCTTGAAGGGAGTGGGTTCCGACTTTGCCTCCACCACCGGGACTTTGAACCAGGCCGCAACATAATCGACAACATTGTGGCAGCGGTTTATAACAGCCGCAAGACGGTGTGTGTGATCAGCCGAAACTTCCTCTGCAGTGAGTGGTGCTCCCTGGAGATCCAACTGGCCAGCTACCGTCTTTTTGATGAGATGCAGGACGTGCTCTTACTTGTCTTTTTGGAGGACATCCATGAGCGACAGCTCTCTGCCTATCACCGTATGAGAAAGTTTATGTTGAAAAAGACTTATCTACAGTGGCCAGGGCTGGACTGCACAGATCCCATCAAGGCACAGGAGCTGTTCTGGACACAGCTTAAGAGAGCTTTAAGGAGCAGTAACAGTAGAAGCCAAGACGAAGAACAGACGTTGGAGAATGTTCAGAATGGGCAGCAGACAGATGATGCAAGAGTAGAGGAAAGAGAATATTTCATGAACCAGGAACAAATGGATGATGGGCCATATTACCCAACACCCTAA
- the cnfn gene encoding cornifelin homolog isoform X2, with protein sequence MMTYQTEVINTQPQVTVTSYTVSTGSSDWSSNLCDCCDDCGICLCGTFIPCILGCKVAQDHGESCCLPFLPGSMIALRTSIRDKFQINGSICDDWLVMTCCTLCGLCQMAREQKMRG encoded by the exons A TGATGACATATCAAACTGAAGTGATCAACACACAGCCTCAGGTGACAGTCACCAGTTATACTGTCTCCACGGGTTCCTCTGACTGGAGCTCCAATCTCTGTGACTGCTGTGATGACTGTGGCATCT GCCTCTGTGGCACGTTTATCCCCTGCATCCTGGGTTGTAAGGTGGCACAGGATCATGGTGAGAGCTGCTGCCTACCCTTTCTGCCTGGATCAATGATTGCTTTAAGAACCAGCATTCGTGACAAATTCCAGATCAAT GGGTCTATCTGTGATGACTGGTtggttatgacctgctgcacgTTATGTGGTCTCTGCCAGATGGCTCGGGAACAGAAAATGAGGGGCTGA
- the cnfn gene encoding cornifelin homolog isoform X1, whose protein sequence is MLCVFVAVMTYQTEVINTQPQVTVTSYTVSTGSSDWSSNLCDCCDDCGICLCGTFIPCILGCKVAQDHGESCCLPFLPGSMIALRTSIRDKFQINGSICDDWLVMTCCTLCGLCQMAREQKMRG, encoded by the exons AtgttatgtgtgtttgtggcagTGATGACATATCAAACTGAAGTGATCAACACACAGCCTCAGGTGACAGTCACCAGTTATACTGTCTCCACGGGTTCCTCTGACTGGAGCTCCAATCTCTGTGACTGCTGTGATGACTGTGGCATCT GCCTCTGTGGCACGTTTATCCCCTGCATCCTGGGTTGTAAGGTGGCACAGGATCATGGTGAGAGCTGCTGCCTACCCTTTCTGCCTGGATCAATGATTGCTTTAAGAACCAGCATTCGTGACAAATTCCAGATCAAT GGGTCTATCTGTGATGACTGGTtggttatgacctgctgcacgTTATGTGGTCTCTGCCAGATGGCTCGGGAACAGAAAATGAGGGGCTGA
- the cxcr3.2 gene encoding C-X-C chemokine receptor type 3-2, which yields MAATADYNYPMSSDYDYNETHAHESVCDLETTWEFSRLFAPIAYIVVFILAVLGNVLVLLVIRRYRQSHHSPCAFSLTDTFLLHLAISDLLLALTLPFFAAQWISGWVFTIGICKVAGALFSLNVYCGVLFLACISFDRYLAIVHAVHTSWRRNTCLAQLACALIWICCTGLAAVDIHFRNVVVLPGFGKLVCILDFNVASSEQWQLSLQLVSLLLGFGLPLLVMLYCYLRIFYALCHTSTRRQKRRSLRLIISLVVVFVLCWAPYNILKMVDSLRLMEIVNPSCTLNYMLDISILVTESVGLSHSALNPLLYGFVGVKFRHELLQMFKAALRFATCFRMTKWVQGQGMSRRTTGSFSSVDSENTSYFSVVA from the exons ATGGCAGCTACTGCAGACTAT AATTACCCGATGAGTTCAGATTATGACTATAATGAAACACATGCACATGAATCAGTCTGCGATCTGGAAACGACATGGGAATTCTCTCGTCTGTTTGCCCCTATAGCCTACATTGTGGTCTTCATCCTGGCTGTACTGGGTAACGTGCTAGTGCTGCTTGTAATCCGCCGCTATCGTCAGTCCCACCACAGCCCCTGCGCCTTCTCACTGACTGACACGTTCCTGCTCCACCTGGCCATCTCCGACCTTCTGCTAGCCTTGACTCTGCCCTTCTTTGCAGCCCAGTGGATCAGTGGATGGGTGTTCACCATAGGCATATGTAAGGTGGCAGGTGCACTCTTTTCACTGAATGTCTACTGCGGCGTGCTCTTCCTTGCCTGCATCAGCTTTGATCGCTACTTGGCCATAGTCCACGCAGTCCACACCAGCTGGAGGCGCAATACATGTCTGGCTCAGTTAGCCTGTGCACTGATCTGGATCTGCTGCACCGGTCTTGCTGCCGTTGACATCCATTTCCGAAATGTGGTGGTGCTACCTGGCTTTGGTAAGCTAGTTTGCATTTTAGACTTCAACGTGGCAAGTTCTGAACAATGGCAGCTTAGTCTGCAGCTTGTCAGCCTGCTGCTAGGCTTTGGCCTCCCATTACTGGTAATGCTCTACTGCTACTTACGCATTTTCTATGCATTGTGCCACACAAGCACACGCAGGCAGAAGCGACGCTCCCTCAGGCTCATCATCTCTCTAGTGGTCGTGTTTGTGCTTTGCTGGGCACCATACAACATCTTGAAGATGGTTGACAGCCTGAGGTTAATGGAAATAGTGAACCCCAGCTGCACGCTGAACTACATGCTGGATATCAGCATCTTGGTGACAGAGAGCGTGGGACTGTCTCACAGTGCCCTCAACCCACTGCTATATGGCTTTGTGGGTGTCAAATTCCGCCATGAGCTTCTCCAGATGTTCAAGGCAGCTCTGAGGTTTGCTACATGCTTCAGGATGACCAAATGGGTGCAGGGTCAAGGAATGAGTCGCAGGACAACAGGTTCCTTCAGCTCTGTGGACAGCGAGAATACCTCCTACTTCTCAGTTGTGGCATAA